In Lycium ferocissimum isolate CSIRO_LF1 chromosome 7, AGI_CSIRO_Lferr_CH_V1, whole genome shotgun sequence, the sequence TAATTTGAGGTACTTTTGTCCGTATCTTACATTCGCATCAAAAAGTGGCTaattttcttcttcacaaatactGTTATTTTTCAATCACACGCCCCAAAAGTGGCCAACTTGCGCTTCTTTTGTGAAATAACATTGTACATACTCCATATATCTCGTGCTTCAGTACGAGCAATCAAACATTCCAAGATATGATCCACACGTCTTATGTATTACTTGCAATTCGTACTACCATACAATTTTCTCGTCAGCATACCAAGCAACTCCCCAAAAGGTACATTAGCTGAAACAAACAAATGCTTTCTGTACAGGAGTTGGAAATGCTACAATCACCCATTGCTCAACTTCACTGACAATAGATCAGCACCCAATGGGTGCACTTCCCTGGACAGCTGCTCCTAACCCACAATACAGTCCTCATTAAGATAACAAACGCCTCCATGTACATGCGGATAAACAACAATAGCCTATCATGCTCTTGCTTTCCAATAGGTTTATATGTCACCAAATGCCACAAAAGGTCCACATGGGAAGGGTAGTACTCGTAAGCTGTTTTAGATAATTTCAACAATTCAGACAAGGTCGAGTGACCTGCGCTTGAActagaaaagggaaaaaagaaagtaaagtcagcttcatcaaaccaagtacATCAAATGATCAAAGTAATCATTTGAAAGGAAATCTTCAATATCAAGTTACTGGACTAATGCAGCAGGACACTTGTTAACTTACAGAAGAGTGGCCCGAAAGTGAGGGAGGCCTGGGCGTGGCTTGGTTAGGAGAGTGCAACATGTCAAGTTAGGTCTGGGTGTTGGTTTTTTAAAAGATGGGGTAGCAAAAAGGTTAAAAGTGTTGATTGAAAATGTCTCTTAACATTTTTATTAAGCATAGGAGGGTTTTAAAAAGCCAACTTAAACAACAGAAAATCTGCAGGATAATTTCAAATCCTAAAATATCTCAACTAGACTAatctatttaataaaaaattaaaattcaaagggAGATTCATCATAATCCTAACCAACTTAATatgctaaaaataaaattactgcAGTAACTGAAATCAATTTCCAACACTGGGCAGAAGAGTGGGCATGGTTAGAAAACCGCTTCTTAGGGAAATAAACTCAAGAGGGTAAAGTGGAAATAAACTTGCACTTTGTTGACATAATGTGATTTAGCAGTACTATAAAAAGGAAATGTACGGGAGGTCCCTCTAAAGACCTACTGAACtatgaagttttcaatatttttcaaataagaAGAGAGGTCCATTCTGTATAGTTAAACTAGAATTGAGATACTAGTAGTTCTGCCAAATATGACTTTCAAGACACATTAGAAGTTATCATCAATTCAGACTGGTCGATTCTTTGAGACATCACTATGAACAACAAAATTTCCGCCTTAACGGAATGCTCTTTCTCCTTttctaaaaagggaaaaaaaaaaaagggggaatgCTCTTTCTAAGATCTGTATAGCTATGAGATGTTCAAATTCTTCATGTTCCTAATGCCCCTGCAAAATGTACAACTATTTTGCAAGGCAATTTCAAGTTCTACGAGAGAAGCAGTTTACCATTACATCCTAGATTCTTTCAGATAAAATTGTGTTCTAAACCATGAAAAGCTAAATGAAACCAGTTTCTCACAGCTACTGGTGTCAAATGTGCCTAGCTAAGTTGATGTCAGTTATAGAATCATGTATATCTATTCTGCTCTATTCTAACacataattactactatatataagagaggatCTCAaagttttgtagtcctcacatgatttttttggtccattttacccttatttgATGCCTTAATTACCTTGCAAGTTCTTATCCATTTAGGTAAATTTGAATAACTCTATGGGTTCTTATGCTACAAGGAGTGATGATGTGGAAAAGTGATATTGACACCACAAAAGATCTATTTATTCaaccaaatttaaaattcatccaaaaattattgtctttcttttatgtggacataattattaaatttgtttcaaattatGTTTTCCTATGAAATTTATTATAGACAAATAAAAAAGCTATCGTGACATTCCCTTTCTACGTTAGTAAAtgcttaattatttaatttaaattatttttcatatataagtaaaaatatttcaacaaagtaatttaaaaatatagttAAGCTCTCTAAATAATAACAAGACTAATAATTTCAAACGAGCGtcatttttttcacatttttggaTATTGAAATGTTTTACAAAAAATGAGATAAtcaacattttatataatttaggacAAATGGTTAGTTAAACATATACTAAAACTACATCGTTTAAGAAATCACAATATAGATTTCTTTAAAAGTTAAACTAAATTAAGAACAATTAGAAAATACATCATTTCTTAAGGACGAAGAAAGActaaagtaagaaaaacaaataatttcatttactttccaattccttttgtatgatttaatttgaaggaacATCTAAAAAAGTATTTTGTCGTTTCAATTTAAATGCtatctttatttataaattaacaTGATTGACGTTATCATACAACAATTTGTAACAATAAGTATTTTTGATATTACTTGAATACCCTAattatttgtttctttcaaAAATGGGTTAACCAATATCAGtttaattgagaaaaaagaaataaggctGACATAAGGTAAaactcaatttgaatcattaaggaatctaaagaaaattcagtaaaataaaaaggagaagagTTTGGTGCATgcatttgtttgaaaataaaaaggaggtCAAAATATACTCTAAGGAAAATGTTGTTTTTTaacttacaatttttttatatgatttaatATTCTAGCAACATCGAGAAATTATTGAACTACCTGTACAAATGATAAAATattacaaaaacaaaacaaaaaatagagtagcaaaaaaaacacataaaaaagctgcaaatataaattttaaagtaGTAAGCCCGGGCCAAATGCCACTAGTATTCCAATATGCAATAATTAGAGGTTTTTTCAAATCCTACACTTATCCCTAAGCAAACataaatatctcaaaataacCACAACAACTAAGCATTAATCCCGACTTTGACATTGCCTATATCGATCCTTGGTTACCAATTATATAATGTTCTTAGCTAAGTTCGCACAGATTTGAAGAGATTATATAATCTCTTAAGACAAGCTACCTTCACATAATCTTAAGTCTACTTCATCTCCTTCTATAAACTTTTgttatcatattatcacaccAACAAGCCTATGCCAATAAAAGACGATTTACGACATGACCAACCATCTCCTATATTCCCTTGTTGTAACAACTCGACCCCTAAGTTTGCTAAAATGTGATTGAATTCGTGTTTTGAAGCTTTGGGCAAATTTGTATACCTATTTGGGACTTGTCAGGATGGTTGCGGTGGAAACCCGAGGGCTCGGGGGTGTTTTGGCACACTTGCAACCATGTTTAAAATTACAGATTTTCTCTTTTATCTGGTGCATCACGATTGTGAGACAAAAAACCGCAATCGCAAACGAGTTTTCGGAGGGTTGACTGGTCAAAGGTGAAACATGGGGTTGACCAATTGGTCAAATGTGCTTCGCGAACGTGATGGTTTAACCCCGATCATGAAGGGTCTGGCAGAGTTGCACTTCGCGATCGCGAGAGACCCTTCCCCTCTATCATTCTCCACTTAAAATACTAGGCTTTTGTTTGCGACAGAATTCGAACCTGTGACGTATGTCTAACCCACACATAACATACTACGCTCTTATCACTTAGACCAAAGCCCAAGAGCATTTAATATCTAAAAGTACAACCCTCCTCTCTTGTTTGAGTTGGGGATAAAATATGCTAAAATCACATAGGTGGAGTAGAAAGCAAACTAAACAAATAAAGCAGAGTAACAGTAGTCCAAGTTATGTGCAATAAACAAAACATAAATGCCTCGGAAAAGTGGAAGGAAGTGCAACAAGAAGCCCCAAACTCGCAAGTTCTAACACTGTATACATAGGGGGATAGATTAGAGATTCTTAAGTCTTCAAGAGTTATGAGAAATTGGAAACAAAAAAGTGCCGTATAAAGTGAACTGCTTCACCTGGTTTTTGGCAAAGGGAGCAGTATTGAGTGTTGACACATGAGAATCTGAACAAAAGAGGTTTCCATCTATGCTCTACATGCTTCTTATGTGGGGACAGACCAGCTTTGGAAAATGTTCATCAGCCTGAGGAAGATCAGATGGGTGAAGCCAGGAACTATAAAAGGAGTTCTAAACTGCTGGAAAATTGATGGCAATGCAGCAAAAAAGGATGAGAGATGGAATATTGTCCCAAGCATGTATTGGTGGACAGTATGGAGAGAAAGAAATCAGAGATATTTTGAGGACAAGCAGAGCAACTTCAGAAGTTTAAGATGAATTGTTTAGCTCTTtactatttttggtgtaaacaggaACTGTTAGTCCAAACAGAAGATATTTTTGATGTTTTAGCCTACTTGTAGGAAAAGCAACAAATAGGTGATCAAGCTGTAAGTTGTAATACTTTTGAAGGGGGACTACATATATTGATATAGTATACGTGTAGATATATAGTTTaaccagaggcggatccagaatttagAGGTTCCGGGTGCCACTCTGATATAAATGTAGACGTATTGTAATTTACATGGTCCAAATAAAGTAAGCATTTGATGATACGAATCAAAGGAGAGTTGCTTAACAGGATTGTACCAAGGCTAGTGTATGCTTGTACTTGGTAGTTATTTTAGTTAAAGGTAGAATAAATAGGGGTCCACTCTGGAATACACAGTTAGATCCCTAGTCTTTAccatattatttttgttatttgctTTTCAGTCCCTAAGAGTTAGTTATACAGTTTTGTCCTCTAGCTAAGTGGCAAGGATAAATACTGTTATACAGTTTTGTCCTCTAGCTAAAGTGGCAAGGATAAATACTGTAATCAGTTTTATTCACCAGCAATGGAAATATTGTTATCTCTAGCATAGCATAGTTTTTATCTTTCTTCTTAGCTGTAATTCTTCTGCAAGCAtcagtggtatcagagcaacgATTTGGCTCTGTGGAAAAATCGCTTCTAATTCGGAGATGATGGGCTTGCTgcaaaaaatttcggcagatatGGTGATTTTTCAGAGTAGGCAAACACAGTTGGAAGAAAGGCAAGAACGAACGAGAAGGGAACAGGAATTAGCTATGCAACAAATACGAGAGGTTGTCAATGGTGAAAGGCGATTTGAAAGAGATAAGGGTATCGCAGTGTCGGAGGAGGAGCTGTACTCACCTTCGGACACTCCTCTGCGAATTGGGGAAACTTCAATACAAATCCCTAATTCTCAATTGGGTAATGGAGCAGGTAatcttcaatcacaagtctcgcATAGCAATATTCAATCACAAACACCTGTCATTAGCACTGTTAATAGTCCAATTAACCTAACACAATACCCACAATCTTCATCCATGTTTGCTCCGGTGACCTCACAACCTATAAACCCTCCCCAAAACCTTCAAACCCCTACATTCCAGCATTCCTTTCCCCAATCTCACCTGAACCCGAGTCTGTTAAACCAAATTCCCCAAttaatttcaattcaaattcCCAAGCTTCACAATATCAACCCACTCAATTTCCCTCTTATCACCCTTCTCCATTTGGTGTAAGGACCATGCCAAGTTACTCTGCACCAAGTAACCAGTACTATAATGTATATGGAGCTCCAACTACTCATATTCCACCACCCTTATATCACCAAAACCCTTATGTGCAAAACCCCTATGTTCAGCCACCATTCCAAAACCAAAGTCCTAATTATAATTTCCAGAACCAACAAACCCACAGCAACAACAATATGACCTTACCTATCCCATCCTTTACCAAATATACAAAGATTGAGTTCCCAAAATTTAATGGTGCTGATTTAAGGACTTGGTTATACAAGGTGGAACAATTTTTCTCAGTAGAAGAGATAACCTTGAACCAGAGATTGAAGTTGGTAGCCATACACTTTGATGGGGATGCTTTGCAATGGCATCAGGGATATATGAGAAACAGATCTCATTTGCCCCTTCCAACTTGGGAAGAATATTTATGTGCCTTGGCTGATAGATTCGGGGCTGAGTATTCAGACCCTATGACTGAACTGGTGAGAGTCAAACACACTGGAACTGTTAAGGATTATCAGGCTGCATTTGACAGTGTGATGACTAGAATTAATCTATCTACAGATCATGCTATCAGTATTTTTTTGAACAATCTCAAACCTGAACTTAGTGATGCTGTGAGGATAGGCAATCCTTGCAATTTGCCTCAAGCATACTACCTAGCAAGGTTGCATGAATATCAGGGAAAAATGTTGACCCTACATGGCGTTCAACCCAAGTTTAAAACTGTAGAACCCAAGGCCATTAGCAAGATGAATGTGATCACTTCTCAATTCTTTATGGTTAAGGTGAGAAGTGCAGAGGTGGAACTAGAAGGTGAGAAGGAACCAGAGCCAGTAGAAGTGAAAGAGTTATTGACAGAATATCAAGGGATTTTTGGGGAACCTAAGACATTACCCCCATCCAGGGGTGTGTTTGATCATCATATTCCACTACTGGATGGAGTCACTCCTGTAAATGCCAGGCCATACAGGTATTCTCCAATTCAAAAAGATGTCATTGAAGAAATGGTGCAGGAAATGTTATCTCAGGGTATAATTCAATATAGTTCTAGCCCTTATGCTTCACCTGTGGTGTTGGTgggaaagaaggatggatcatGGAGATTGTGTGTGGATTACAGAGCTCTCAACAAGGTGACTGTGAAGGACAAATTCCCAATTCCAATCATAGAGGAACTCTTGGATGAGCTTGGGGGGTCTAAGGTATATtcaaaaatagacttgagaGCTGGTTATCATCAGATTAGAATGACACCTACTGATATCCCTAAAACTGCTTTCAAGACACATTCTGGGCACTATGAATATTTGGTGATGCCCTTTGGGTTAACCAATGCCCCATCAAGCTTTCAAAGTCTTATGAATCACATATTTCAGAATCATCttagaaaatttattttagttttctttGATGATATCCTAATTTATAGTAAAAGCTTGGAGGAACACCtagttcatttaagaatcacCTTTGAATTGATAGTACACAACCAACTCTTAGCTAAAAAGAGCAAATGTGTATTTGCTGCATCAAGAGTAGAATATTTAAGGCACTATATCTCAGCAGAAGGTGTAGCAACTGATCcaaagaaaattgaagctgtgcaGAAATGGCCAAAACCAACCTCAATTAAGCAGTTGAGAGGGTTCCTTGGGTTGACAGGGTATTACAGAAGATTCATTAAGGGGTATGGGGTCATAAGCAAACCCCTAACTGATCTGTTAAAGAAGGATGGGTTTGGATGGAATCAGAAAGCCAATGAAGCTTTTGACAAGCTGAAAGTGGCACTCACAACAGCACCAGTCTTGATTCTTCCTGATTTTACAATGACATTTGTGGTAGAGACTGATGCTTGCAATATGGGGGTTGGAGCAGTATTAATGCAAAAAGGGCAACCTGTTGCCTATCTTAGCAAGGGACTCTCTACTCAACATCAATTGTTGTCAGTTTATGACAAAGAACTGCTAGCATTGGTGATGGCAATTGGCAAATGGGCTCAATATTTAACTGGAAGAACTTTTGTTGTCAAAACTGATCAAAAGGCACTCAAGTTCCTTCTAGAACAAAAGTTGCATACTGGTACTCAACTGAAGTGGATTACTAAACTTATGCAGTATGATTTCTGCATAGAATATAAGAAGGGGAAGGAAAACAAGGCAGCTGATGCACTATCTAGAATGCCATTAGTAGAGTTAGCTGCTATGACCCTTTCTACAATCAAAACTGATTTGTTggaattgattatgaaaagttggGATTTAGACCCTGAGTTAAAAGAAATGATAATCAGTATCAAAACAGGAGAGTATGAAGGCAAGGGATACACTTTCATTCATGAACAGCTTAGAAAAAATGGGAAGCTGGTTGTAGGCCCTGATGAGCAACTGAGAAAGGAAATTATGCAGCTGTGGCACAATTCACCAGTGGGAGGTCACTGTGGAATAGACCACACATTCAGGAAGCTATCTTCCTTGTTCTACTGGAAGAAGTTAAGAGAAGATGTGCAGAAGCATGTGAAGGAATGTGACACTTGTCAAAGGCATAAGTATGACAATGCTCCATATCCAGGATTAATACAACCCTTGAAAATTCCCGAATTTGCTTGGGGAAGCATAAGCATGGACTTCATAGAAGGACTTCCTAAGTCAAAAGGGAAAACTGTCATTTGGGTGGTAGTGGACAGACTAACCAAATATGCTCATTTTGTAGGCTTATCACATCCTTATTCAGCAGCTGAGGTGGCCAAATTATTCTTGGAGAACATTTACAAACTCCATGGTATGCCAGAAGACATTGTAAGTGACAGAGACCCTATATTCACTAGCAAAATGTGGCAGGAGCTGTTTGGAATATTGGGTGTCACTCTTAATACATCAACTGCTTACCACCCCCAATCTGATGGCCAAACAGAAGTGGTAAACAGATGTCTAGAGACTTATTTGAGGTGCTTTTGTTCTGACTCTCAAGGTGACTGGTTTTCTTACTTAGCTGCTGCTGAGTGGTGGTACAACACCACTTTCCACAGCTCTATTCAAACTACCCCATATGAAGCCCTTTATGGTCAGCCACCTCCTTTGCACCTGCCTTATGTATCTGGGGAGTCTGCTATTGAAGAAGTTGATAGGAGCTTGATTACTAGAGAATTCAAATTTCAGTTGTTGCAGTATCATTTGAAGAGGAGCACAACAAAGAATGGAGGGGCAAGCCAACAAGCATAGATCTGACAGGAAATTCCAAGAAGGAGATTGGGTGTATTTGAAAATTCAGCCATATAGACAAGTTACAATGTCTGGGGccaattttacaaaattatctGCTAAGTACTACGGCCCCTATCAAGTCCTTCAGAAAATAGGAGTTGTAGCCTATAAGTTGTCCCTACCAGCACAGCTGCTATTGCACCCTACCTTCCATGTCTCACAACTTAAACCCTGCCACCAAGTACCAAGCACTATCTCTCACCCTCCTGTTCTCTCTCTAGCTAGTCCTTACTGCCCTAAACCCAACAAGATTCTTGAGAGAAGAATGATCCAAAAGGGTAACAAGGCAATCACACAAGTGAAGGTACAGTGGGAGCAGTTACCAGAGGAACAGGCCACCTGGGAAGATTACCAAGCCTTGCTGATCAGGTTCCCTTCTTTTATTCCTTGAGGACAAGGAAGCTCTTAAGGGGGAAGGATTGATACGAATCAAAGGAGAGTTGCTTAACAGGATTGTACCAAGGCTAGTGTATGCTTGTACTTGGTAGTTATTTTAGTTAAAGGTAGAATTAATAGGGGTCCACTCTGGAATACACAGTTAGATCCCTAGTCTTTAccatattatttttgttatttgctTTTCAGTCCCTAAGAGTTAGTTATACAGTTTTGTCCTCTAGCTAAGTGGCAAGGATAAATACTGTTATACAGTTTTGTCCTCTAGCTAAAGTGGCAAGGATAAATACTGTAATCAGTCTTATTCACCAGCAATGGAAATATTGTTATCTCTAGCATAGTATAGTTTTTATCTTTCTTCTTAGCTGTAATTCTTCTGCAAGCATCATTTGATCGGTTTGATGACTTGATATTTCAAATATTATATAGAACTCTGATAGGTACATCAACTCAAGCTTACAagttgtcccaatttatgtggctcAGTTTAGATTTCGAGAATCAAATCTTTTAGTTTTGACCATGAACCCGGAAAAAGTACTATAGTCAATATAAttgataattcaaaatatttaaaagatacaTGAAAAAATTCTAGTCAAAGTAAGACTCGGTTGAATCTCAAAATCCGAaagatgccacataaattgagatgaagGGAGcacaacataaataaaatttctcttttaaatcACCGTGAACCAAGACTCAATATAGCCTTTTCTTTTGCATTGTGTTAAaccatttaaataaaataaattaatatgaaaattaaagataaGAACAGCAACGGAACAGAAGTTGGGCTGCAGGGAAAATTTTTTactaaaattttgaagaagagagaggagaagattttagatgatttattatggttaaaataaaaaggaagaaagacggTACAAGTTGAGAGAAGATAAATAAAAAGCCTTGTTCAAATGTTAAGGATATCACATTACGTgtcagaaaagaaaaagaaaaaaaaaaggaagaaaaggaaagacaCCAGCAGGAGTCGAACTGGCATCCCATGGGGCGGAAAAGGTGGTGCCTAACCACTGGCACCATGGGCTACATTTTACTCCGGGTGGCATACTTATTATTTGTACCTTTTcttatagatatatacatacacatacaaaGTTTCCACCGAGGCGACCGGGTGGCGTGGCACTCCCACGCCACTACATAGATCCGCCCCTGAGTTTAACTGTTACCattctcaaaataaaaaatataaaaaaaaaaaaaaaaaaaaaaaaaagcttcaagAGGTTGCACCGTTACATGAGGAAGATGTTCATAATCGAATAAGATGTCAAGAAGAAGAATTGAAGCTAATACGAGGAATTGGGGAGTAAACAGTGCCTTTTGCTTGCCATTACATAGATAACATATCAATGACTTGGTTTCTAATTGAAATCAATGTTTATGACATCAAGATATTAGATCCTGTTTATTACTGCTTCCTATGATACTGCTTTTCTCTTCCTCTCGTCTCCTCATTGGTAGCTTATGCATTCTCCCTTCAAATAGTTCTCATGAATGGGTTCAGTTTTGACTGACTTTTATTGACATTCTTAACTTTGGCATCTGCCTATCGTTTCCTTACATTATTCTAAACTTCCACCATTCCATAGTTCTGCATGCTGACATAGTCACATATCTTATTAAATACCATCCAACCCATCAATATTACAACTCTCAAGGGTTACCTGTCAACTTCTAGTTTGGACCTTACCCTAATCTACCAGAAGAATCATGTATGGGATAGCATTTGCCACATAATGCTACCCTTTCATGTGGTGATAGTATGTTTATAAATGAACGTGGATTTTAGCATGACATAGGAATTAAaacaatattttaattaagaaattaaacaaaaaactTGAGAGACTGATCCCAATGCAGAATAAAAAGAACATATTAAGGAGTCAGGGATTACTTACATTGGTACTTTCAATTTCTTTTAGAAATTTCTCTGGATAGTCAATATAGTTGGCGCATTCTTTCTTTACTCTTACCACAAGCTCTTTCTCTTCAGCCTTTTCAAGGTTCCTTATCAAAATACTCATAGTCAACTTATCTGGGAAAAGTCCTGATATCTTCATCAGTTCATACATTTCCATTGCCTTCTCTATGAGATCTACTCTAAAGTATGCCCCAATCAGCTCAGTATAGGTTCTGCTATCTGGCTGTAGGCCTTCTTTCATAATGTGCACAAGGAGTTGTTCAGCCATTTCAATGAATTTGTTTCTGCCCAGCGTCATTATCATACCATTGAACACAGATATATCTGGTATGTACCACTCCTCGTTCCTGACAAAGTTGAACACCTGAACCCTGATAGGTTTCAGATAAAATGCacatttaatataaaataaggAGAAGTATTAAGATGACTGTGAATCCCTCCTCCTGCTTATGTCAAAACGCTCCAAGTTGAAAGAGATAAACTGAACAAGTATGGTCATCCCTTGTTGGGATGTACTATTAAACCTAAATTGGGGTTATTTGCTAAAAAATACGATAGAGCTACTTCGCGGTGGACTAAGTTTTCATGATGGACAGGAAGGGTAAACACCaacagaaagaaagaacaatATATTGGTCCTTTTTGTCCATATCAAATATGTTTTCCTCCACAAAGTATGGAATTTTAATCAATCTAGTCTGTATCTTCAAAATCCAAATGATTAAGGTTTGCCTCCAGCAAGTTGATCATGATCACATTTCAAGTACGGTTGTGTGTTAAAGTTTGAATGCTAGACGCAACAAATTGACAAGTAAATAGTAAGCTGCTCCTATCTACACTTGCCGTGCTTAAACAGccataaacttcaaatgagAAGCAACGTCAAAATGTAGAAGAgcttaggggtcatttggtagaGTGTATAAGAATAGTATTGAATAGGGTGTATTAGTAATGCTGGAATTATTTTGTATCCAccgtttggtttggtgtattgAGGGCAGTTCTGTCTTTAACCATGCATATCCATGTATTAATAACTCTTGTATTGCTAATACCATGATTTTCTATGTATAATAATAGTGTTGAATAAGgtgtataactaatacatgtattagttatacatTTGTTGAAAGACAGTACAAACAAGGAATTAATAATACCAAAGCTAATACATGTATTATTTAAGCTAATACATCCTACCATCACGACCCCTTAAGTTCAGACATTAAACAACCCCAAAAGACAGGTTATGCAAGTGCgggtaattttttattttttttttctgaaacaGTTAacattcaattatatacaaagCTACACCGAAGGTGTACTTCAGTAATACTTACAAGTAGTGGTTACAAAGGCAAAACCTACCACCTAGGACCTTCACAGACAATCTAAAACACTGACAAAGTCCTCAGCCT encodes:
- the LOC132062448 gene encoding pentatricopeptide repeat-containing protein At3g13150-like, producing MAEQLLVHIMKEGLQPDSRTYTELIGAYFRVDLIEKAMEMYELMKISGLFPDKLTMSILIRNLEKAEEKELVVRVKKECANYIDYPEKFLKEIESTNSLKFFV